DNA sequence from the Oreochromis niloticus isolate F11D_XX linkage group LG8, O_niloticus_UMD_NMBU, whole genome shotgun sequence genome:
gcgcaaatgtactgtttataaggttggccAAACCTGCagccagctgagactgaagaactcacttggatgagtgacgaaatgttgctcccactgaaaacgctacgtccagatgaacagaattaactTTTGGGGATTCGCATTTCCCTCTTAGGATAAATCTTTTCCCACTAACCCCACAACACTAAAGTAATTATTCTCCTGTGTGTACTCTCATGTGCCTCTTTAAATCCCCTAATTGTAAAAATCTTTTATTACAAATGTTACAGCCAAATGGTTTGTCTCCTGTGTGAATTATCATGTGCCTGTTAAGATTTTTGTTATAATTAAACCGTTTACCACAAAGATCACAAGCATATGGGCTCAGCCCTGTGTGGATGCTCCTGTGTCTCTTCAGAACACCTGGTTGTGAAAACCTTTTACTACAAAattcacagctgaatggtttctctcctgtgtggattctTTTGTGTGTCTTCAGATTGCCCTCTCGATTAAATCTTTTACCACAAATGTCACAACCaaatggcttctcacctgtgtgaacacTCAGATGTGTCTTGAAATGAATCCTCTGAGTAAATCTTTTACCACAAATATTACAATCGAAAggcttctctcctgtgtggacacTTCTGTGTCTCTTCAGATCCCCCAGTTGTAAAAATCTTTTACTACACACACCACAACTAAAaggtttctcacctgtgtggatTCTCATGTGCCTATCCAGACTATACTGCTGTCTAAATCTAGTTTCACAAATGCTACAAGTAAATGGTTTTTCCCCTGTGTGGACTCTCATGTGAGTCTTAAGATTTGCGTTTTGATTGAATCTTTgtccacaaacactgcagccaAATGGTTTCTCTCCACCGCGGACTTTTGTCTGCGATGCTACACTTTTCTTCACTCTATTAACCAAACAGCTGgaagttttttttcctgaatgaTGTGTTGAATAATGTCTCTGAAGACACCCTTTGTACTGAAAGCGTTTACCACACTCAGAGCAGCTGAGCGGCTGTTTGTTGATACATCCCACATTATCACTCTTTACACCTGAGTCATGTTTCATGCTCTCCTTCCAATCACTACTTTCACTTTCAGGTCCAGACAAAGGCTCTTGCCagtcatcatcatcctcatcaacaGTGACTTCATTCTCAAAATAGTCTGAAGCTTTTCCATCAGTATTTGGCTGTAAAAGACTGTTTAGATATGAAGTATTGGTAGGTTCTAGTCCTCCACATTGCTCTCCACCAGGTTCTCCTTTTATCTGCTTGTATGAGCAGCTGGCTGGAGTCTGTGTCTCTTTGTTATCTTCAGCTGGTTCTTGATGAAGCTGTAAGACTTGAGGTttctcttcttcatcttcagTCTTCAAAGGAACAGCACCCAGACCATTaagctgctctccctcctgaccGGTCCACagttcctcctgctcctcctttaTGTGGATGTGGCCTGTGTCCTGCTGGTCCAGACTGGGGATCGAGGGAATCTCTTCTTTAACTGGCAACATCTGCTGGACATCTGCAGAAAACCCTGAAAAGCACATCACAGGTGCATCACAGGAAGCTGTGAGCTATGCATTTTTAGTTCTAGAATTCTAGTTCTAAGTCAGGGACGACAAACTTACGGCCAATGGACCACATGCAGCCCACGATACAATTATATCTGGCCCGCAAGATAATTTCATATGTCAATTATTAATTTTCTTCATCgtgtgaaaaaaacatttaaatatacaaGTTCTTTATACTaacagaaaggggagtttcacaGTTCCGGGCTACTTAGGAtaaaagtgggctgtatgtggcccgCGATGTAAAATTAGTTTGACACCTCTGTTCTAGGGTATTACATATCAAgacataacaaaaacaaaaaaatcatctgaTCTCTACAAGGTTCTAAAATCATTTAAGTACAGCCTTATAACATATGACATTATGTCATTATTTACTGAACAAAAACTAAGCCAAACTCTAGAAGCAGTGTGTTCACGCTGTGTGTGGAAAATCTAGCTACATCCTATATGATTCAACAGCTCGTAGAAACATCGTTAACACAAAAACTTTTTTgaagtacagtggtccctcgtttatagcagtagttacgttctaaaaataacccgtgATAGATGAAATCCGCAAAATAGCcaactttcttttttacaattatcatagatgttttaaggctgtaaaacccctcactacacactttatacacttttctcagacagtaATGAACATGTTCACACttgtctctcttgtttaaacactcttaaAGCTTCTCTCACTCTTCAAACCTTcttagaaaaataagtccagtattatagaatgaaaccaaaggcacccgcTGCTGCCTTTGAcagtgcaaaacgtttcgtcgacattgttgtgttttttggggagaaaacttacaaacacacagtacagcacttcagagtcacactgctagcgatcgaagatttatgtaaatttgacaagctgaatgcTTTCTATACTGttcaggagacacggcacgagattgattgacaatggtctacagccaatcaggacgcaaaAAACCACGAAACAGCGAGGCCACAAAAGGTTAACTGAAAGGTTTatatcaggggtccccaatcccagtccacgagggccggtgtccctgcaggttttagatctcaccctgggtcaacacacctgaatcacatgattagttcattaccaggcctctagagaacttcaagacatgtagagaaggtaatttatccaattaaatcagctgtgatggatcaaggacacatctaaaacctacagggacaccggccctcgtggactgagattggggacccctggtttaTATAGATGACCTTTTCAAATCTAAGCCAGCCAAGTTCAGTCTGTTCATGTTGTACTGTCattaactttaacatttaaaacgctaactgaggcctgtagggTCTGACATGTAGCTCTCAGAGCTACATGTCAGACCCTACAAAAGATTACTTTACTCCTCAGCATTGTGCTAACACACACAACCAGTCCAGCAAAATGCCAAAACTTCTGTTTTTATGGAGCTTCTCACATTTAGTAATGATCAGTTACTACCAACTGCATTACTGCATTTTTTGCAGTTTCCTTACACAATTTTTCTAGTATATCTAATTCACATTTTCTTTCTGAGCCTTGTGTTGTGAATTTCCCCAGAGTAGCATTaataaaatctttatttatctATAACTATGCATTCTCTTCAGTGAGAAATGGTCAAGAACATAAACCAAAGCACCTCTTCTCACATACTGTGTCAGTGCACTGAGTAACCACACAGCTAATCCTGACTCATAAATTTCAGTTTCATGGACCATAAAAACAAGCTCcaagtgttgctggagcttTACCTTCTTTACTAACTTCAGACTTTATCCTCTTGTCTTTGCACCTCTGAAGTGGTTAGCAAATACCTGAATACAGCATCTTTACACACTAATTCTTCTGTTTTATGATTTAGTTTCTGCTTTTTGACCAAGAGAATGAGTTACATGTTAATGAAACAAATGAACGTCACCTACCTGCCTGTGCTTCTGCCAAACCTGATGTAGCTGATGCAGATACGAGGGGACACAACCTCAGACCTCTGGGGTCGTCCGGTTGGATGATCTTTAATTGAGACATTGCAACTCCACTTGTGATTTTCAGGTGCAAGCTGTAATGACACAAATGAGCCACCTGAACATTTACTCATTCATTCCCAGGCAGTAGAGGGCCTCAATTACCAATCAGAAGCTCGATGGATGGATCTCTGACTCCTCCGGTCTGTGCGCCAAAGTATTAACTCTGTGTTATTCTTGGTGCATCTATCAAAGTGCAAATGTTAGAAAATACATAATGCTGtataaatgtatgtgtgtgtgtgtgtgtgagtgagtgggtGAATGAGACCTTTGGTAGAAAGGTTCTATTTAAGTATTCTTTAATTACAAGAACTGAGTTATTAAGTTGAAATTTTGACATAATAGCCCCAAGTTCTGACCTGTAGAAGGCAAAAACGTAGAGATTAAACTGAGATGATCTGGCAAGAGTTGCAAAACGTTATGAATTCACTGTATCACTGTTACTGCCTATAATTTAGAGCAGCTCTGGGTCCTTTGACAGGTTCGAGTTTTAActtataaaaaattaaattctaGTCCGGGTAGCAGGTCTATATTTTTGTGTAAAAGCCCTCTTGTTGCTGACTGTATCAATGACCGTGTGGCTGCTGACTCTACTGGGAATAAATTACCTGTCCAGCAGAAAACAAGTGAGTCCTCTTCAGCTATGTCCACCTGGAGGAGGTGACCCCAacgtgtattttttttccccccttcatgTTTTTGCTCGTTTGGCGGTGAAAGCTGACGCCCGGTTTTATTTATTGTGCTAAATTAGAACTGTTACCGTCTCAGTGTCTCAAAACCTTGTTACACCATAAACACGATTCTAATTATTATTCGGGACCGCTGGCTCTCCTGGTGAGGGGATGAAAACTCGTCTGGAAGCTCCGCACAGTCTCAGGACGGACAACTTCCTGCCCGTCAGTCCAACATTTGTTTTGTTCCCCCTTACAACACAGTATAATAGAAGGTTCCTAGAGCCGTTTTTTTTCCTGAGGCAAAAAGATTCCCCCTGAGGGATGCACGAAGAAATAATTGTTAAAGTTTAACAAGTAAAATAAACCTCCAGTTCCGATTCATGCAAAACAGTCTTTGTGGCGAAAGAAATCCTACGAAGTTATTTTAGTTTGAGGACAACATACAGCCAGATCAGGTTCAcagcttttcatttattttctgttttgtgtcttACCTGCTTTAAATATATGCTgaacaaaatatattaaataaatagttaatTGATgaacagttttccaatttcagGCTGTCTCACATCATTACAAAGAAATGTTACAGAAGTATCTTTGGCTGACCCTCTGGCAACTGTGTTTGTCTCTTGCTTTAACTCTTCATCATTATTTGAACCCTCATTATGCAAAAAGCCACATTTAAGAATCACAAACATTTAATTTGTTGGATTATGACTGATGGTCCCTTCAAGTgtataatatttaaatattgcaCCTGGAGctgaatataataatatatgaatatttttatttattactgtacaaataaagcataatttgacatttttattgcaCTTTAATCTTGAAGCCAGTTAAATTTATCCATCTCTATGCCACCAAAGCACTATAAAATAGTAACTATATAGCAATTATACAAGGAAAAAAGCAAGTTTATGACTCCACCCATAAAACTCAGATTATATTGAGTGCACATCTCATCAAATGTGACCTTCACCGAATTCACTCACATCTTTGCTAATCAAACGGCACTGTGGATGGATGATTGAATCTTCATTAGGAAAGGTCCTAAGCAAGTGAAGTAATCTTTGTCTGTACAGCAGTCATCAAAACAGCTGATGAAATTCTTTAAATACTAAAGAGTAGTGTTTCCTTTATTACCTCCTTTATCTCTATACACTGGACCATCCAGGAAAGGAGATAATCTGCTTCATCGTCTGAAACATATAACATGGGAGACAAGTGAcaatctttttaaaatatatgtttatgttttgtgcTGTGGAAAAATATGTTCTAATTATGAAATATGCTTCAGTTACATCCATGTCTTTCACAGTATGATATAATTAACCTTTGACCTTGAGGAAACGTTAGTTCTCTAACTTTGGTCTCAGGTTACAGCAGGTGAGCAAAGGTCCTAACACACCTCATGAAGAAACAGACACTAGCAACTAAAACATCAACTGCCCATGTAGCAGTAGGTAAACCTGTAACACTGTCAGACCAGAACTGGTTTAATAGTCCAAGTTCATAACCAATCAGGACAAATACGAACAGTTGagatcattttattattttgtgaaCATTCAAACG
Encoded proteins:
- the LOC109203181 gene encoding gastrula zinc finger protein XlCGF57.1; translation: MSQLKIIQPDDPRGLRLCPLVSASATSGLAEAQAGFSADVQQMLPVKEEIPSIPSLDQQDTGHIHIKEEQEELWTGQEGEQLNGLGAVPLKTEDEEEKPQVLQLHQEPAEDNKETQTPASCSYKQIKGEPGGEQCGGLEPTNTSYLNSLLQPNTDGKASDYFENEVTVDEDDDDWQEPLSGPESESSDWKESMKHDSGVKSDNVGCINKQPLSCSECGKRFQYKGCLQRHYSTHHSGKKTSSCLVNRVKKSVASQTKVRGGEKPFGCSVCGQRFNQNANLKTHMRVHTGEKPFTCSICETRFRQQYSLDRHMRIHTGEKPFSCGVCSKRFLQLGDLKRHRSVHTGEKPFDCNICGKRFTQRIHFKTHLSVHTGEKPFGCDICGKRFNREGNLKTHKRIHTGEKPFSCEFCSKRFSQPGVLKRHRSIHTGLSPYACDLCGKRFNYNKNLNRHMIIHTGDKPFGCNICNKRFLQLGDLKRHMRVHTGE